From a region of the Arvicanthis niloticus isolate mArvNil1 chromosome 6, mArvNil1.pat.X, whole genome shotgun sequence genome:
- the Hnrnph1 gene encoding heterogeneous nuclear ribonucleoprotein H isoform X9: protein MAMQRPGPYDRPGAGRGYNSIGRGAGFERMRRGAYGGGYGGYDDYNGYNDGYGFGSDRFGRDLNYCFSGMSDHRYGDGGSTFQSTTGHCVHMRGLPYRATENDIYNFFSPLNPVRVHIEIGPDGRVTGEADVEFATHEDAVAAMSKDKANMQHRYVELFLNSTAGASGGAYEHRYVELFLNSTAGASGGAYGSQMMGGMGLSNQSSYGGPASQQLSGGYGGGYGGQSSMSGYGSQGAVNSSYYSSGSRASMGVNGMGGMSSMSSMSGGWGM from the exons ATGGCCATGCAGCGGCCAGGTCCCTATGACAGACCTGGAGCTGGCAGAGGGTATAACAGCATTGGCAGAGGAGCTGGTTTTGAGAGGATGAGGCGTGGTGCTTATGGTGGAG GCTATGGAGGCTATGATGATTATAATGGCTATAATGATGGCTATGGATTTGGTTCGGATAGATTTGGAAGAG ACCTCAATTATTGTTTTTCAGGAATGTCTGACCACAGATACGGGGATGGTGGCTCTACTTTCCAGAGTACAACAGGACACTGTGTACACATGCGGGGACTACCATACAGAGCTACTGAGAATGACATTTATAAT tttttttcacCACTCAACCCTGTGAGAGTACATATTGAGATTGGACCTGATGGCAGAGTAACTGGTGAAGCAGATGTTGAGTTTGCAACCCATGAAGATGCTGTTGCAGCTATGTCAAAAGATAAAGCAAATATGC aaCACAGATATGTAGAACTCTTCTTGAATTCTACAGCAGGAGCAAGCGGTGGTGCTTACG AACACAGATATGTAGAACTCTTCTTGAATTCTACAGCAGGAGCAAGCGGTGGTGCTTATGGTAGCCAAATGATGGGAGGCATGGGCTTGT CAAACCAGTCCAGTTACGGTGGCCCAGCCAGCCAGCAGCTGAGTGGTGGTTATGGAGGTGGCTATGGTGGCCAGAGCAGCATGAGTGGATATG GTAGCCAAGGAGCAGTGAACAGCAGCTACTACAGTAGTGGAAGCCGAGCATCTATGGGCGTGAATGGAATGGGAGGGATGTCTAGCATGTCTAGTATGAGTGGTGGATGGGGAATGTAA
- the Hnrnph1 gene encoding heterogeneous nuclear ribonucleoprotein H isoform X1, which translates to MMLGAEGGEGFVVKVRGLPWSCSADEVQRFFSDCKIQNGAQGIRFIYTREGRPSGEAFVELESEDEVKLALKKDRETMGHRYVEVFKSNNVEMDWVLKHTGPNSPDTANDGFVRLRGLPFGCSKEEIVQFFSGLEIVPNGITLPVDFQGRSTGEAFVQFASQEIAEKALKKHKERIGHRYIEIFKSSRAEVRTHYDPPRKLMAMQRPGPYDRPGAGRGYNSIGRGAGFERMRRGAYGGGYGGYDDYNGYNDGYGFGSDRFGRDLNYCFSGMSDHRYGDGGSTFQSTTGHCVHMRGLPYRATENDIYNFFSPLNPVRVHIEIGPDGRVTGEADVEFATHEDAVAAMSKDKANMQHRYVELFLNSTAGASGGAYEHRYVELFLNSTAGASGGAYGSQMMGGMGLSNQSSYGGPASQQLSGGYGGGYGGQSSMSGYGSQGAVNSSYYSSGSRASMGVNGMGGMSSMSSMSGGWGM; encoded by the exons ATGATGCTCGGAGCAGAAGGCGGAGAGGGCTTCGTGGTGAAGGTCCGGGGCTTGCCCTGGTCCTGCTCCGCGGATGAAGTGCAGCGGTTTTTTTCTG ACTGCAAAATCCAAAATGGGGCTCAAGGTATACGTTTCATCTACACCAGAGAAGGCAGACCAAGTGGCGAGGCTTTTGTTGAACTTGAATCAGAAGATGAAGTCAAATTGGCCttgaaaaaagacagagaaactatGGGACACAGATATGTTGAAG TATTCAAGTCAAACAACGTTGAAATGGATTGGGTGTTGAAGCATACTGGTCCAAATAGTCCTGACACGGCCAATGATGGCTTTGTACGGCTTAGAGGACTCCCTTTTGGATGTAGCAAGGAAGAAATTGTTCAGTTCTTCTCAG GGTTGGAAATCGTGCCAAATGGGATAACATTGCCGGTGGACTTCCAGGGGAGGAGTACGGGGGAGGCCTTCGTGCAGTTTGCTTCACAGGAAATAGCTGAAAAGGCTCTaaagaaacacaaggaaagaaTAGGGCACAG GtatattgaaatatttaagaGCAGTCGAGCTGAAGTTAGAACTCATTATGATCCACCGCGAAAACTTATGGCCATGCAGCGGCCAGGTCCCTATGACAGACCTGGAGCTGGCAGAGGGTATAACAGCATTGGCAGAGGAGCTGGTTTTGAGAGGATGAGGCGTGGTGCTTATGGTGGAG GCTATGGAGGCTATGATGATTATAATGGCTATAATGATGGCTATGGATTTGGTTCGGATAGATTTGGAAGAG ACCTCAATTATTGTTTTTCAGGAATGTCTGACCACAGATACGGGGATGGTGGCTCTACTTTCCAGAGTACAACAGGACACTGTGTACACATGCGGGGACTACCATACAGAGCTACTGAGAATGACATTTATAAT tttttttcacCACTCAACCCTGTGAGAGTACATATTGAGATTGGACCTGATGGCAGAGTAACTGGTGAAGCAGATGTTGAGTTTGCAACCCATGAAGATGCTGTTGCAGCTATGTCAAAAGATAAAGCAAATATGC aaCACAGATATGTAGAACTCTTCTTGAATTCTACAGCAGGAGCAAGCGGTGGTGCTTACG AACACAGATATGTAGAACTCTTCTTGAATTCTACAGCAGGAGCAAGCGGTGGTGCTTATGGTAGCCAAATGATGGGAGGCATGGGCTTGT CAAACCAGTCCAGTTACGGTGGCCCAGCCAGCCAGCAGCTGAGTGGTGGTTATGGAGGTGGCTATGGTGGCCAGAGCAGCATGAGTGGATATG GTAGCCAAGGAGCAGTGAACAGCAGCTACTACAGTAGTGGAAGCCGAGCATCTATGGGCGTGAATGGAATGGGAGGGATGTCTAGCATGTCTAGTATGAGTGGTGGATGGGGAATGTAA
- the Hnrnph1 gene encoding heterogeneous nuclear ribonucleoprotein H isoform X5, producing MMLGAEGGEGFVVKVRGLPWSCSADEVQRFFSDCKIQNGAQGIRFIYTREGRPSGEAFVELESEDEVKLALKKDRETMGHRYVEVFKSNNVEMDWVLKHTGPNSPDTANDGFVRLRGLPFGCSKEEIVQFFSGLEIVPNGITLPVDFQGRSTGEAFVQFASQEIAEKALKKHKERIGHRYIEIFKSSRAEVRTHYDPPRKLMAMQRPGPYDRPGAGRGYNSIGRGAGFERMRRGAYGGGYGGYDDYNGYNDGYGFGSDRFGRGMSDHRYGDGGSTFQSTTGHCVHMRGLPYRATENDIYNFFSPLNPVRVHIEIGPDGRVTGEADVEFATHEDAVAAMSKDKANMQHRYVELFLNSTAGASGGAYGSQMLGGMGLSNQSSYGGPASQQLSGGYGGGYGGQSSMSGYGSQGAVNSSYYSSGSRASMGVNGMGGMSSMSSMSGGWGM from the exons ATGATGCTCGGAGCAGAAGGCGGAGAGGGCTTCGTGGTGAAGGTCCGGGGCTTGCCCTGGTCCTGCTCCGCGGATGAAGTGCAGCGGTTTTTTTCTG ACTGCAAAATCCAAAATGGGGCTCAAGGTATACGTTTCATCTACACCAGAGAAGGCAGACCAAGTGGCGAGGCTTTTGTTGAACTTGAATCAGAAGATGAAGTCAAATTGGCCttgaaaaaagacagagaaactatGGGACACAGATATGTTGAAG TATTCAAGTCAAACAACGTTGAAATGGATTGGGTGTTGAAGCATACTGGTCCAAATAGTCCTGACACGGCCAATGATGGCTTTGTACGGCTTAGAGGACTCCCTTTTGGATGTAGCAAGGAAGAAATTGTTCAGTTCTTCTCAG GGTTGGAAATCGTGCCAAATGGGATAACATTGCCGGTGGACTTCCAGGGGAGGAGTACGGGGGAGGCCTTCGTGCAGTTTGCTTCACAGGAAATAGCTGAAAAGGCTCTaaagaaacacaaggaaagaaTAGGGCACAG GtatattgaaatatttaagaGCAGTCGAGCTGAAGTTAGAACTCATTATGATCCACCGCGAAAACTTATGGCCATGCAGCGGCCAGGTCCCTATGACAGACCTGGAGCTGGCAGAGGGTATAACAGCATTGGCAGAGGAGCTGGTTTTGAGAGGATGAGGCGTGGTGCTTATGGTGGAG GCTATGGAGGCTATGATGATTATAATGGCTATAATGATGGCTATGGATTTGGTTCGGATAGATTTGGAAGAG GAATGTCTGACCACAGATACGGGGATGGTGGCTCTACTTTCCAGAGTACAACAGGACACTGTGTACACATGCGGGGACTACCATACAGAGCTACTGAGAATGACATTTATAAT tttttttcacCACTCAACCCTGTGAGAGTACATATTGAGATTGGACCTGATGGCAGAGTAACTGGTGAAGCAGATGTTGAGTTTGCAACCCATGAAGATGCTGTTGCAGCTATGTCAAAAGATAAAGCAAATATGC aaCACAGATATGTAGAACTCTTCTTGAATTCTACAGCAGGAGCAAGCGGTGGTGCTTACGGTAGCCAAATGCTAGGAGGCATGGGTTTGT CAAACCAGTCCAGTTACGGTGGCCCAGCCAGCCAGCAGCTGAGTGGTGGTTATGGAGGTGGCTATGGTGGCCAGAGCAGCATGAGTGGATATG GTAGCCAAGGAGCAGTGAACAGCAGCTACTACAGTAGTGGAAGCCGAGCATCTATGGGCGTGAATGGAATGGGAGGGATGTCTAGCATGTCTAGTATGAGTGGTGGATGGGGAATGTAA
- the Hnrnph1 gene encoding heterogeneous nuclear ribonucleoprotein H isoform X6, which yields MMLGAEGGEGFVVKVRGLPWSCSADEVQRFFSDCKIQNGAQGIRFIYTREGRPSGEAFVELESEDEVKLALKKDRETMGHRYVEVFKSNNVEMDWVLKHTGPNSPDTANDGFVRLRGLPFGCSKEEIVQFFSGLEIVPNGITLPVDFQGRSTGEAFVQFASQEIAEKALKKHKERIGHRYIEIFKSSRAEVRTHYDPPRKLMAMQRPGPYDRPGAGRGYNSIGRGAGFERMRRGAYGGGYGGYDDYNGYNDGYGFGSDRFGRGMSDHRYGDGGSTFQSTTGHCVHMRGLPYRATENDIYNFFSPLNPVRVHIEIGPDGRVTGEADVEFATHEDAVAAMSKDKANMQHRYVELFLNSTAGASGGAYEHRYVELFLNSTAGASGGAYGSQMMGGMGLSNQSSYGGPASQQLSGGYGGGYGGQSSMSGYDQVLQENSSDFQSNIA from the exons ATGATGCTCGGAGCAGAAGGCGGAGAGGGCTTCGTGGTGAAGGTCCGGGGCTTGCCCTGGTCCTGCTCCGCGGATGAAGTGCAGCGGTTTTTTTCTG ACTGCAAAATCCAAAATGGGGCTCAAGGTATACGTTTCATCTACACCAGAGAAGGCAGACCAAGTGGCGAGGCTTTTGTTGAACTTGAATCAGAAGATGAAGTCAAATTGGCCttgaaaaaagacagagaaactatGGGACACAGATATGTTGAAG TATTCAAGTCAAACAACGTTGAAATGGATTGGGTGTTGAAGCATACTGGTCCAAATAGTCCTGACACGGCCAATGATGGCTTTGTACGGCTTAGAGGACTCCCTTTTGGATGTAGCAAGGAAGAAATTGTTCAGTTCTTCTCAG GGTTGGAAATCGTGCCAAATGGGATAACATTGCCGGTGGACTTCCAGGGGAGGAGTACGGGGGAGGCCTTCGTGCAGTTTGCTTCACAGGAAATAGCTGAAAAGGCTCTaaagaaacacaaggaaagaaTAGGGCACAG GtatattgaaatatttaagaGCAGTCGAGCTGAAGTTAGAACTCATTATGATCCACCGCGAAAACTTATGGCCATGCAGCGGCCAGGTCCCTATGACAGACCTGGAGCTGGCAGAGGGTATAACAGCATTGGCAGAGGAGCTGGTTTTGAGAGGATGAGGCGTGGTGCTTATGGTGGAG GCTATGGAGGCTATGATGATTATAATGGCTATAATGATGGCTATGGATTTGGTTCGGATAGATTTGGAAGAG GAATGTCTGACCACAGATACGGGGATGGTGGCTCTACTTTCCAGAGTACAACAGGACACTGTGTACACATGCGGGGACTACCATACAGAGCTACTGAGAATGACATTTATAAT tttttttcacCACTCAACCCTGTGAGAGTACATATTGAGATTGGACCTGATGGCAGAGTAACTGGTGAAGCAGATGTTGAGTTTGCAACCCATGAAGATGCTGTTGCAGCTATGTCAAAAGATAAAGCAAATATGC aaCACAGATATGTAGAACTCTTCTTGAATTCTACAGCAGGAGCAAGCGGTGGTGCTTACG AACACAGATATGTAGAACTCTTCTTGAATTCTACAGCAGGAGCAAGCGGTGGTGCTTATGGTAGCCAAATGATGGGAGGCATGGGCTTGT CAAACCAGTCCAGTTACGGTGGCCCAGCCAGCCAGCAGCTGAGTGGTGGTTATGGAGGTGGCTATGGTGGCCAGAGCAGCATGAGTGGATATG ACCAAGTTTTACAGGAAAACTCCAGTGATTTTCAATCAAACATTGCGTag
- the Hnrnph1 gene encoding heterogeneous nuclear ribonucleoprotein H isoform X7 yields MMLGAEGGEGFVVKVRGLPWSCSADEVQRFFSDCKIQNGAQGIRFIYTREGRPSGEAFVELESEDEVKLALKKDRETMGHRYVEVFKSNNVEMDWVLKHTGPNSPDTANDGFVRLRGLPFGCSKEEIVQFFSGLEIVPNGITLPVDFQGRSTGEAFVQFASQEIAEKALKKHKERIGHRYIEIFKSSRAEVRTHYDPPRKLMAMQRPGPYDRPGAGRGYNSIGRGAGFERMRRGAYGGGYGGYDDYNGYNDGYGFGSDRFGRDLNYCFSGMSDHRYGDGGSTFQSTTGHCVHMRGLPYRATENDIYNFFSPLNPVRVHIEIGPDGRVTGEADVEFATHEDAVAAMSKDKANMQHRYVELFLNSTAGASGGAYGSQMLGGMGLSNQSSYGGPASQQLSGGYGGGYGGQSSMSGYDQVLQENSSDFQSNIA; encoded by the exons ATGATGCTCGGAGCAGAAGGCGGAGAGGGCTTCGTGGTGAAGGTCCGGGGCTTGCCCTGGTCCTGCTCCGCGGATGAAGTGCAGCGGTTTTTTTCTG ACTGCAAAATCCAAAATGGGGCTCAAGGTATACGTTTCATCTACACCAGAGAAGGCAGACCAAGTGGCGAGGCTTTTGTTGAACTTGAATCAGAAGATGAAGTCAAATTGGCCttgaaaaaagacagagaaactatGGGACACAGATATGTTGAAG TATTCAAGTCAAACAACGTTGAAATGGATTGGGTGTTGAAGCATACTGGTCCAAATAGTCCTGACACGGCCAATGATGGCTTTGTACGGCTTAGAGGACTCCCTTTTGGATGTAGCAAGGAAGAAATTGTTCAGTTCTTCTCAG GGTTGGAAATCGTGCCAAATGGGATAACATTGCCGGTGGACTTCCAGGGGAGGAGTACGGGGGAGGCCTTCGTGCAGTTTGCTTCACAGGAAATAGCTGAAAAGGCTCTaaagaaacacaaggaaagaaTAGGGCACAG GtatattgaaatatttaagaGCAGTCGAGCTGAAGTTAGAACTCATTATGATCCACCGCGAAAACTTATGGCCATGCAGCGGCCAGGTCCCTATGACAGACCTGGAGCTGGCAGAGGGTATAACAGCATTGGCAGAGGAGCTGGTTTTGAGAGGATGAGGCGTGGTGCTTATGGTGGAG GCTATGGAGGCTATGATGATTATAATGGCTATAATGATGGCTATGGATTTGGTTCGGATAGATTTGGAAGAG ACCTCAATTATTGTTTTTCAGGAATGTCTGACCACAGATACGGGGATGGTGGCTCTACTTTCCAGAGTACAACAGGACACTGTGTACACATGCGGGGACTACCATACAGAGCTACTGAGAATGACATTTATAAT tttttttcacCACTCAACCCTGTGAGAGTACATATTGAGATTGGACCTGATGGCAGAGTAACTGGTGAAGCAGATGTTGAGTTTGCAACCCATGAAGATGCTGTTGCAGCTATGTCAAAAGATAAAGCAAATATGC aaCACAGATATGTAGAACTCTTCTTGAATTCTACAGCAGGAGCAAGCGGTGGTGCTTACGGTAGCCAAATGCTAGGAGGCATGGGTTTGT CAAACCAGTCCAGTTACGGTGGCCCAGCCAGCCAGCAGCTGAGTGGTGGTTATGGAGGTGGCTATGGTGGCCAGAGCAGCATGAGTGGATATG ACCAAGTTTTACAGGAAAACTCCAGTGATTTTCAATCAAACATTGCGTag
- the Hnrnph1 gene encoding heterogeneous nuclear ribonucleoprotein H isoform X3 — protein sequence MMLGAEGGEGFVVKVRGLPWSCSADEVQRFFSDCKIQNGAQGIRFIYTREGRPSGEAFVELESEDEVKLALKKDRETMGHRYVEVFKSNNVEMDWVLKHTGPNSPDTANDGFVRLRGLPFGCSKEEIVQFFSGLEIVPNGITLPVDFQGRSTGEAFVQFASQEIAEKALKKHKERIGHRYIEIFKSSRAEVRTHYDPPRKLMAMQRPGPYDRPGAGRGYNSIGRGAGFERMRRGAYGGGYGGYDDYNGYNDGYGFGSDRFGRDLNYCFSGMSDHRYGDGGSTFQSTTGHCVHMRGLPYRATENDIYNFFSPLNPVRVHIEIGPDGRVTGEADVEFATHEDAVAAMSKDKANMQHRYVELFLNSTAGASGGAYGSQMLGGMGLSNQSSYGGPASQQLSGGYGGGYGGQSSMSGYGSQGAVNSSYYSSGSRASMGVNGMGGMSSMSSMSGGWGM from the exons ATGATGCTCGGAGCAGAAGGCGGAGAGGGCTTCGTGGTGAAGGTCCGGGGCTTGCCCTGGTCCTGCTCCGCGGATGAAGTGCAGCGGTTTTTTTCTG ACTGCAAAATCCAAAATGGGGCTCAAGGTATACGTTTCATCTACACCAGAGAAGGCAGACCAAGTGGCGAGGCTTTTGTTGAACTTGAATCAGAAGATGAAGTCAAATTGGCCttgaaaaaagacagagaaactatGGGACACAGATATGTTGAAG TATTCAAGTCAAACAACGTTGAAATGGATTGGGTGTTGAAGCATACTGGTCCAAATAGTCCTGACACGGCCAATGATGGCTTTGTACGGCTTAGAGGACTCCCTTTTGGATGTAGCAAGGAAGAAATTGTTCAGTTCTTCTCAG GGTTGGAAATCGTGCCAAATGGGATAACATTGCCGGTGGACTTCCAGGGGAGGAGTACGGGGGAGGCCTTCGTGCAGTTTGCTTCACAGGAAATAGCTGAAAAGGCTCTaaagaaacacaaggaaagaaTAGGGCACAG GtatattgaaatatttaagaGCAGTCGAGCTGAAGTTAGAACTCATTATGATCCACCGCGAAAACTTATGGCCATGCAGCGGCCAGGTCCCTATGACAGACCTGGAGCTGGCAGAGGGTATAACAGCATTGGCAGAGGAGCTGGTTTTGAGAGGATGAGGCGTGGTGCTTATGGTGGAG GCTATGGAGGCTATGATGATTATAATGGCTATAATGATGGCTATGGATTTGGTTCGGATAGATTTGGAAGAG ACCTCAATTATTGTTTTTCAGGAATGTCTGACCACAGATACGGGGATGGTGGCTCTACTTTCCAGAGTACAACAGGACACTGTGTACACATGCGGGGACTACCATACAGAGCTACTGAGAATGACATTTATAAT tttttttcacCACTCAACCCTGTGAGAGTACATATTGAGATTGGACCTGATGGCAGAGTAACTGGTGAAGCAGATGTTGAGTTTGCAACCCATGAAGATGCTGTTGCAGCTATGTCAAAAGATAAAGCAAATATGC aaCACAGATATGTAGAACTCTTCTTGAATTCTACAGCAGGAGCAAGCGGTGGTGCTTACGGTAGCCAAATGCTAGGAGGCATGGGTTTGT CAAACCAGTCCAGTTACGGTGGCCCAGCCAGCCAGCAGCTGAGTGGTGGTTATGGAGGTGGCTATGGTGGCCAGAGCAGCATGAGTGGATATG GTAGCCAAGGAGCAGTGAACAGCAGCTACTACAGTAGTGGAAGCCGAGCATCTATGGGCGTGAATGGAATGGGAGGGATGTCTAGCATGTCTAGTATGAGTGGTGGATGGGGAATGTAA
- the Hnrnph1 gene encoding heterogeneous nuclear ribonucleoprotein H isoform X4 — MMLGAEGGEGFVVKVRGLPWSCSADEVQRFFSDCKIQNGAQGIRFIYTREGRPSGEAFVELESEDEVKLALKKDRETMGHRYVEVFKSNNVEMDWVLKHTGPNSPDTANDGFVRLRGLPFGCSKEEIVQFFSGLEIVPNGITLPVDFQGRSTGEAFVQFASQEIAEKALKKHKERIGHRYIEIFKSSRAEVRTHYDPPRKLMAMQRPGPYDRPGAGRGYNSIGRGAGFERMRRGAYGGGYGGYDDYNGYNDGYGFGSDRFGRDLNYCFSGMSDHRYGDGGSTFQSTTGHCVHMRGLPYRATENDIYNFFSPLNPVRVHIEIGPDGRVTGEADVEFATHEDAVAAMSKDKANMQHRYVELFLNSTAGASGGAYEHRYVELFLNSTAGASGGAYGSQMMGGMGLSNQSSYGGPASQQLSGGYGGGYGGQSSMSGYDQVLQENSSDFQSNIA, encoded by the exons ATGATGCTCGGAGCAGAAGGCGGAGAGGGCTTCGTGGTGAAGGTCCGGGGCTTGCCCTGGTCCTGCTCCGCGGATGAAGTGCAGCGGTTTTTTTCTG ACTGCAAAATCCAAAATGGGGCTCAAGGTATACGTTTCATCTACACCAGAGAAGGCAGACCAAGTGGCGAGGCTTTTGTTGAACTTGAATCAGAAGATGAAGTCAAATTGGCCttgaaaaaagacagagaaactatGGGACACAGATATGTTGAAG TATTCAAGTCAAACAACGTTGAAATGGATTGGGTGTTGAAGCATACTGGTCCAAATAGTCCTGACACGGCCAATGATGGCTTTGTACGGCTTAGAGGACTCCCTTTTGGATGTAGCAAGGAAGAAATTGTTCAGTTCTTCTCAG GGTTGGAAATCGTGCCAAATGGGATAACATTGCCGGTGGACTTCCAGGGGAGGAGTACGGGGGAGGCCTTCGTGCAGTTTGCTTCACAGGAAATAGCTGAAAAGGCTCTaaagaaacacaaggaaagaaTAGGGCACAG GtatattgaaatatttaagaGCAGTCGAGCTGAAGTTAGAACTCATTATGATCCACCGCGAAAACTTATGGCCATGCAGCGGCCAGGTCCCTATGACAGACCTGGAGCTGGCAGAGGGTATAACAGCATTGGCAGAGGAGCTGGTTTTGAGAGGATGAGGCGTGGTGCTTATGGTGGAG GCTATGGAGGCTATGATGATTATAATGGCTATAATGATGGCTATGGATTTGGTTCGGATAGATTTGGAAGAG ACCTCAATTATTGTTTTTCAGGAATGTCTGACCACAGATACGGGGATGGTGGCTCTACTTTCCAGAGTACAACAGGACACTGTGTACACATGCGGGGACTACCATACAGAGCTACTGAGAATGACATTTATAAT tttttttcacCACTCAACCCTGTGAGAGTACATATTGAGATTGGACCTGATGGCAGAGTAACTGGTGAAGCAGATGTTGAGTTTGCAACCCATGAAGATGCTGTTGCAGCTATGTCAAAAGATAAAGCAAATATGC aaCACAGATATGTAGAACTCTTCTTGAATTCTACAGCAGGAGCAAGCGGTGGTGCTTACG AACACAGATATGTAGAACTCTTCTTGAATTCTACAGCAGGAGCAAGCGGTGGTGCTTATGGTAGCCAAATGATGGGAGGCATGGGCTTGT CAAACCAGTCCAGTTACGGTGGCCCAGCCAGCCAGCAGCTGAGTGGTGGTTATGGAGGTGGCTATGGTGGCCAGAGCAGCATGAGTGGATATG ACCAAGTTTTACAGGAAAACTCCAGTGATTTTCAATCAAACATTGCGTag
- the Hnrnph1 gene encoding heterogeneous nuclear ribonucleoprotein H isoform X2 — protein sequence MMLGAEGGEGFVVKVRGLPWSCSADEVQRFFSDCKIQNGAQGIRFIYTREGRPSGEAFVELESEDEVKLALKKDRETMGHRYVEVFKSNNVEMDWVLKHTGPNSPDTANDGFVRLRGLPFGCSKEEIVQFFSGLEIVPNGITLPVDFQGRSTGEAFVQFASQEIAEKALKKHKERIGHRYIEIFKSSRAEVRTHYDPPRKLMAMQRPGPYDRPGAGRGYNSIGRGAGFERMRRGAYGGGYGGYDDYNGYNDGYGFGSDRFGRGMSDHRYGDGGSTFQSTTGHCVHMRGLPYRATENDIYNFFSPLNPVRVHIEIGPDGRVTGEADVEFATHEDAVAAMSKDKANMQHRYVELFLNSTAGASGGAYEHRYVELFLNSTAGASGGAYGSQMMGGMGLSNQSSYGGPASQQLSGGYGGGYGGQSSMSGYGSQGAVNSSYYSSGSRASMGVNGMGGMSSMSSMSGGWGM from the exons ATGATGCTCGGAGCAGAAGGCGGAGAGGGCTTCGTGGTGAAGGTCCGGGGCTTGCCCTGGTCCTGCTCCGCGGATGAAGTGCAGCGGTTTTTTTCTG ACTGCAAAATCCAAAATGGGGCTCAAGGTATACGTTTCATCTACACCAGAGAAGGCAGACCAAGTGGCGAGGCTTTTGTTGAACTTGAATCAGAAGATGAAGTCAAATTGGCCttgaaaaaagacagagaaactatGGGACACAGATATGTTGAAG TATTCAAGTCAAACAACGTTGAAATGGATTGGGTGTTGAAGCATACTGGTCCAAATAGTCCTGACACGGCCAATGATGGCTTTGTACGGCTTAGAGGACTCCCTTTTGGATGTAGCAAGGAAGAAATTGTTCAGTTCTTCTCAG GGTTGGAAATCGTGCCAAATGGGATAACATTGCCGGTGGACTTCCAGGGGAGGAGTACGGGGGAGGCCTTCGTGCAGTTTGCTTCACAGGAAATAGCTGAAAAGGCTCTaaagaaacacaaggaaagaaTAGGGCACAG GtatattgaaatatttaagaGCAGTCGAGCTGAAGTTAGAACTCATTATGATCCACCGCGAAAACTTATGGCCATGCAGCGGCCAGGTCCCTATGACAGACCTGGAGCTGGCAGAGGGTATAACAGCATTGGCAGAGGAGCTGGTTTTGAGAGGATGAGGCGTGGTGCTTATGGTGGAG GCTATGGAGGCTATGATGATTATAATGGCTATAATGATGGCTATGGATTTGGTTCGGATAGATTTGGAAGAG GAATGTCTGACCACAGATACGGGGATGGTGGCTCTACTTTCCAGAGTACAACAGGACACTGTGTACACATGCGGGGACTACCATACAGAGCTACTGAGAATGACATTTATAAT tttttttcacCACTCAACCCTGTGAGAGTACATATTGAGATTGGACCTGATGGCAGAGTAACTGGTGAAGCAGATGTTGAGTTTGCAACCCATGAAGATGCTGTTGCAGCTATGTCAAAAGATAAAGCAAATATGC aaCACAGATATGTAGAACTCTTCTTGAATTCTACAGCAGGAGCAAGCGGTGGTGCTTACG AACACAGATATGTAGAACTCTTCTTGAATTCTACAGCAGGAGCAAGCGGTGGTGCTTATGGTAGCCAAATGATGGGAGGCATGGGCTTGT CAAACCAGTCCAGTTACGGTGGCCCAGCCAGCCAGCAGCTGAGTGGTGGTTATGGAGGTGGCTATGGTGGCCAGAGCAGCATGAGTGGATATG GTAGCCAAGGAGCAGTGAACAGCAGCTACTACAGTAGTGGAAGCCGAGCATCTATGGGCGTGAATGGAATGGGAGGGATGTCTAGCATGTCTAGTATGAGTGGTGGATGGGGAATGTAA